A segment of the Scophthalmus maximus strain ysfricsl-2021 chromosome 11, ASM2237912v1, whole genome shotgun sequence genome:
ACCGGAACTGGAACCCTCCAATGCTCGGAAATCTCCCAGACGATTTTCTGCGGATTCTGCCACAGCAGTTAAACAGtacaaaggtaaaaacaaaaatttaaaacattagCAGATGCTAACAATAAGTGCATTGAACCATGAAGATATTGCTGAGCAAAACTCGTCTCTCGCCGTTTCTGGGAGCACGGAGACGCTCGAAATGATTGTAAACTGTGGCTGGATGAAGATGGTCGGCATCAATACTCCGACTGTGGCATTCAAACCATGATAGATTTGTGTTGAGGGCCCAGGGCCCACGTCATCATCACAATCACcccagccgcagcagcagcagcctggactgttgacacaaggcaggttggCTCCATGGCCAGATTCTGATCCGACCGTCTGCatcctcagcagaaatccagattcatcagaccaggccatgttattttttgctattttttaaaatagtattttcagctgcagagaagacagtctgcttcctgtttacactttttttcaggtgtgttagtatggatgAAGATTACGTCTAATGCAGAGCTAAGAAGCTCCTCTAATTTTACAACTAAAGCGTAtaagtatggatgtagcctacGCACATGTATGGATGTTAATGGTCATGTGATAGACGTTTACAGGTGTGTTAGAACGGACGAGTATTAATACTTATACAGAGCTAAAATGCATGTGTGGACAGAGAtggtttgagttttaaaaaaacacaaaaggtacAAGTAGCTGTTTTGATCTCTTATCAAAGCACGTGAATTGATTTGATGACCGTCTTTACCCCAGCAGAGCTCTCAGAGCAGCCTAtcccagccgccgccgccgccgccgccgtcctcctcctccaccgcctccaTTTCCCCAACGAGCCAGTGGACAGCCCAGTCGACTTCTCGGTCCGGAGCCGCGGGGACCGCTGGAGGTCCAGGTTTGACCGCGGGCGGTACAGAGCAAGACAAGAAACTGAAGCAGTACCTGGACGACGAGCGCATCGCCCTGTTCCTCCAGAACGAGGAGTTCATGAAGGAGCTGCAGCGCAACCGCGAGTTCCTCATCGCCTTAGAGAGAGGTATGCTGGGCGATTCATCGGTGTGAGCTCAGTGTCAGGATCTGCACACGGCCGTCGGTGGCACAGAATATAAGAAACAGTCACAGTTGAGTTTGTGGGATGGGATTGAGATCTCAATCAGTCTTGTTCCCTGTGGAgtttttgaccttttgtttgtttcctgcatgtgcacactggattaagaagaagaaaaagaacatatCTTTGAGGAAAGAAATAGGTTCAACACATTTGTTGTCAGTATGGATACataccatgtttttttttggtgactgaatgaaaatataactttttgTACCATACAAGGAAACTCCATAAGGGAaccttttttcataaaaagccttagtttttttgctgcttGATGCTCAAGTCCTGTTCATGTCTCTTTGGAATTACTTTAGTGTGAATAATGATGAAACACAAACGTATGACAAAGCGGCGACACAAAGCGGTCAAGGGTGTCTGTGATCAAATGGGAAAAAGCAAAGAGTCCAGGTTTGCCTGGAGGTTCCTGACTTGAGATTGCAGTTTGTTTATTGGACAAACGTAGAGAGCTGGTTTCCAAAATATCCGCTCCTCCATTGGTCACACACATTGCCGCTCTTCTTAAGACCTGACCACACCAACAGTGTGATTTCAGGTCAGATGGGTTCATTTCAGTGGGATGATGATGAGTGGATTCCTGCTGACCTCAGGGGGGAACAACCTGGCAGAAGCCATTCATATCAACAGTGACTCACCATATTCAGTTTATATAACTATGCTTTGCCGGAAGGAACAGTCAGCTGTGAGACTGGAACGGTTTACTCCCTCTATTTAGCGTAAGTCCAGGCGCCAGGACCACAACAGAATTGTGTAAACAGCAAGTTAAATTCTGTCACTTTTAGCAGTGTTCATGGTTTTGGAAccctttttgctgttgttgactTTTTGTGGtatatttctttacttttctgtACTTGGACAGGACTGATTCCATATGTTCTCCATAGGTCCGGATCAGCTCCTGATCCAACAGTCTCACGCCCAAGTCGTCAGATACAGAACAGGCACTCGGTCAGGACGCTGGGTACCATTTTATTTCGGAAAATGATACACCAGTCGAGCAGACGACAAACCGTTGCTTCTCCGCTCTGCACTGAAGTGACCCCGTGTGTCTAAAAAGTGTCACGGTCCTGACCAAGCGTCCGCATGTGAGGAACTGGGAGCGATCAACGCATTGTTTGAGTAGGCGCACTTAAAGCTCCAGCTGTTCCTGAATCACACACAAAGGTTTTTATTGGTGTTTGAATGAAGGATGAACTCATCTGATTTTTGAGAGGAAATTTGGATTTAACtctcaaaaataaatgtctattaGCTCAGAACGTGGAGTTGAACAATCCTGAGTTAAAGctcaacacatttattttttctaaggACTATCTAAAGGCCGGACTCTCACGGCCAGACTCTAATGACCCGTCTTCAGAGTCTTCTAAAGATGGGTCTTGTTCTTCAATTGGTGTCGAACCAAACATTTGGCCAATACCCGTTTTTGCGTTGCTTTATCGAGGCCAGGCACATTATCTTTTGAGGAAAGACAGTTTACAGTGAAATGTTGTCGTCAGCCCCCTGAACACTAGCATGTAGCCTCGTTGAGACAAGCAAGCTGACACAAAAttggccacgcccccccccccccccccccccccaaaaaaagaaggtttgTCTTGGCTCCTCTGCTGCGACAACACGAAAACTCTCAACTGTCTTCCCTTCTCATCAGACACCGGTCGAGGTGAACTGATGTGGAGAGCTCTGTCGCCATACCCGAGCTCACCACATCGTGTTCATCGCGGCCTCCGCACATCAGTAGGTCATAACATCTGCTCTCTTGTTTTTTAGATCGCTTGAAGTATGAATCAAAGAAATCAAAGGCCAGTCATTCATCTAGCATGGAGAGTTCCACAGGTAGATATCACTCATCACGGCTTCTTCTGCCAAAGCTATTTGCACTGTCTCTGCGTAGCACGGGTCTCTGTGGGAATCGCACTATATACATACTTGAGCTTCTACAGTCGTCGTGATTCACATGTGCACACGTctatgaatgtgaatatgttcacaatctctgtgtgtgtgtgtgtgtgcgcgtgtgtgcgtgtgcgtgtgcgcgtgtgcgtgtgtgtgtgtgtgtgcgtgtgcgtgtgtgtgtgtgtgtttgtgtgtgtgtgtgtgtgtgtgtgtgtgtgtgtgtgtgtgtgtgtgtgtgtgtgtgtgtgtgtgtgtgtgtgtgtgtgtgtgtgtgtgtgtgtgtgtgtgtgtgtgtgtgtgtgtgtgtgtgtgtgtgtgtgtgtgtgtgtaggagagcAGTTCTCTGCGGCATCCATGGAGGCCATCTCAGACGACGCCCTCTTCAgagacaaactcaaacacatgGGCAAATGTGAGTCTGGTGATTTTACAGCACAGCTTGGTATTTCACGTGCAGCTGCATCAGCCTCCGAGGTAGACGTGTAACGGTATGCGCCTCATTTTTTTCAGGCCACAGGTCTCGATACATTTTAGGTAcagcaaaggaaacaaagacgTGCggaaaacaaaattgaatagttaaatgaattaaatgtaaaCACTTAACAATAACTCAATGGCAATGATCCTTACTGTAACAATTAAGGCAGGACTATGGCATATTGCCAGTTCTGTGCCATTGTAGGACTAAATTCAATCAACCCCCACTCATcaatatcagtcccctaaatctGCCTTCAGTGGGAAATTGATGAAAATGCCCAATTgcgcaatgttaaagaaagcgGAAAAACGTACCTGCGCCCGCCTCTTTGTCCAGAATCCGTGCCAAAATTCAATGGCTTCTTTTCTTGGCCCATTTCCCATCCTTCCCCCAAGTTTCGCGGAAATCCATTCCTTGGTTTTTTGGGTAATCCTGCTGAAAGCAAGGCCGAGCCgtcagacaggggtgaaaacatgactTCCTTGGCGGAGGAAGGAAGTCACAGCTATGGCTACAGTCCTAATATCCTCTGAGAGTAACCCGTCTTGCAATCCATTTACATTCTTGTTGCACGAATCAACACTTGTGTAGTGTCGACCAGAGTCCACGCGCAGTTCTCGTCAAGCCCACTGATCGTTGGCCATCCTCGCCGTAAGCGGGAGGATGCGCCGCTCCCACCGGAAGAGTCCTCGGCTCTGGTCTCTTACTCTGTGTCTGCTCTTCCGACAGCAAGCCGCGCTACACAAGCTTAGCTCGCCTTGCAAACAGGGCCAAACCCATGACGATGCATCAAGGGTTAAAGCAATGTCGGGCTTCACTGAACCGAGGAAATCCCCCGCACCGAACCAAAACATGCTGCGACTGAATGGTGCGGGGCGAACACACGTACAGCTACGCCCCTCCCCCAGGGTCATTGTCCGCCGCGGTTAATTCATTGCAAAGACCTTTTCACCTCCAGCCACGAGAAAGAAGCTGTTCGAAATTGCCAGGACGTTCTcggaaaagacaaagaggagaaagtcaAAACGGAGGACGCTCCTGAAGCACCACTCGTATCCTTTGGTCAACCCCGCTCACCCTGTCTGCGTTATATTGGTGTAAAGTCAAACCTACTCACTCGCCCCGATCAGAccattcatttttgcttttaagTATTCAGCAGTCACATCAGGCTCTCCACATTCTTCATATGAGGACATCCAGATCACCACCTCTGAGGACGCATTTATAATCTCAAGGTCTTCACATTATCTACACTGAGCACTTCAGTGTAGATACTCAGCGTCCACGCGTGTGATCTGTCTGTCCACTTCCATGAGACCTTAACTGAGCTCCTGTCCAGACTGGGCACAGCCAACTCCACAGCCAATCTCCTGGACGATGTGGAGGGAAACCCCTGTGGTGAGAAGTGCAcgtcacacgcacgcacgcacgcacgcacacaccatgTACAACCTTTTGGTTTTCTGTCCCGCAGCACACTTCCACCTGTACATCCACTCAGAGGAGACTGATCTAGCCGCTGAGTGACGATTCAAGTCGCAGCATCAGAACTAAAACGACTTGTATGTAACTGCTtgaggggaaatgaaatgataagCATCGCCGCAAGAGGGAAATCAGAACATAAAAAACgtttacaaaatgttaaagtTGACCTCTTTTTCCCACCCTGATATTCATGTTTACCAGTTGTCGTGAGGATCTACaacaaatgtaaatgaacaTTCATCGGTGATGCACTTACGATTATGTGCTTGTGTTCAGAGGAAGACGGTCGGCCCAGGAGGGCAAACACTCAGGAAGAGGCTGAACCACGCAATGAGCCACTATCATGGTGAGATGCTCCTCAGTCATTGCTCAGTGGGTGTTCATGAAGCTGGATTCACATCGGCCATGGCTGCGACGTCAGCGGCGCCAGACTCTTTAATGTTCGCGCTTCAGGCCTTCTCCTAACGTGAAGGTGCCACTGCTGACAAAAGACTATGGATCCCACTCCAGCAACATTTGCCCCCCTGCACTGAgaacattttctgcttttccatGTGTCAGAATCGTGTATGTGTTGTGAAGATCGCCACTTTTGTGGCTTCCGGgctttgtaaaaagaaaagaaaaagaggataaGATAAATGTCAGTGAGGGTCTGTCGCATCCTCATTCACCGCTTTTTGCTTTGGAGTGAAGACACACGTCACCCAGACTCTGCTCTGCCTTTCAGATCCTCCCGGGGCTGCACCATGTCAgggttaccatggagacagcAGCGTGACCCATTGGGTGGTGGCCTCGCCAGTCTTCCTGTCTCCCACTGCAACCCGCTAATATAAGGCTCAGCAATGAgctgagacccccccccccaccccccacatggtcctcgtcctcttcccaGCCCTGGGCTGATTGTCTGTAAATGTCTTATCGTACCTGTATTATAACACTTTGTTGATATATAATTTTACATGTAAAGGAAAACGCATTAGTCCCGACCAGTATTTGTTAACCTTTAACTCCCAGAGAGGAACACTGGCATCGTTCCGATCTCACCCTGTGAGCCTTTGTTACCGTTCCAGTCGTGTGCAGTagcggcagtgtgtgtgtgttctgcctgGGCTCCCTCTGGCTGAGCATCTCAAATCAAAAGTGTGCTCATTCCCCCTTTATATACACTCGACCAGGtagagctctttttttttttttttgtaatttttaccATGGTTTTCTCAACCAGGTTGTGATATGTGTCTGTTCCTGGGCATCAGGGGCGATGTCACAGGAACTCTTTAGTGTCAGAATATTGTGGCCAGTCATGTCGTAGCTCCCCTGTTGTGAACGCTCGTCCGTGGCCACGGTAACCGTTTGGTCGCAGCTAAAGgacagttataaaaaaaaagaaaagaagaagcaaataataacaatgacagaGCAGCCGACTGATTTTGTTTGGGGTGGAAGACGGCGTCATCCGGTCTATTGTAGCGTCACAAACAGCCGCACGGTTAAACGCTGTGACGTCAACAAACCTGGGTGTCGACAAGTAAGACAGAGCCTGGACAACTTTCCAACCAGGAAACGAGCTGCTGTCTGCCGCCGCTAATTGGCAGGAGCCAATTGGACTCCAGAAAAGTCAGACAACTGGTTGCGTGGAGAGCGAAAAAAGGTTGAGCCGCACGCACACCCAAGTTGTTCACTGCGTGACCGGGATTTTCACTTTTTAGAATATTTTCACCAATCGTCAATTTTTAAATGACGAATTCCCCCAAAGATGTATGTGCGGCAGACCCAGCCAATGCCATTCGAGCGGCCGTCGGCCGCATCGCCTACGCAACCACGACGACGCCTCTTCAGTGGCGGTAGCCCGCGCGTGGCCGGATGCTCCCGCGCGTCACAGCGGCAGCGGCCTGAAAGGCAGGAAGGACACAGTCaaggtttttttatgtttgcaggGCGGGAAATCCAGAGAGGGTCCTCAGCTTCGTCGCTGCACTACTGACCCCTGCTGGTCGATCAGGGTGCCTGCACGGAGAACGAGACGGGGAGGAGAAACAAACTGCCAGTGCACGTCAGGACAAATGGCTGCCAGATGTCAACATCTACCTCCTCCTACCCATTAGAcccctgcatttttttttttttttatgtcatgccgtttttttctctcgtttttttgttcattccCGACACATCCAGAGAAACTTTGCCAATAATCTGCCAGATTTCTAGAACATTAAACATAtattaaaggttgtttttttgcaagatCTTGAGGAAATCCGAGTTGTCACTCAGAGCACTTTTGCTGTATCTCAGGTCGTCtcataatctgtgtgtgtgcgtgtgtgcgcgggCGGGAGGATAACAGAAATATGACTGGGTGGATTATCGCCCCGCGTAAACTTATTCTGAAGTTGCTCGTTCGTTCACCCTGTTCTGCcgttcttttcatttgtatgtGTCGATGTGGAAGTAGCGTGGATTTGTGTTTGAAGTCGCCACCACAAATTAGATGAATTACCATCTCCCTTTGTTTCATACATCTTCAGAaaattctcattttctttttctctcttatgAGTGTTATCAATCCCCTTTGATTAAAACTACTTAAATGAGCTCTTTTGTCAAATTGTCAAAGGACCATTCCAGTGTTAATGTATGTTTCAGACCGTTGACTGTAACCCCATGTATACACGacatcatatatatttaaagttttgGATATTCCCACGTGACCCGTGGATCGTGACAATGTGAGGAGTGTCTCTTTTGTCAGCTCAAATCAAAAACGGCAAACGGCAGGGAAATGGGACGATGCACGTGGCCGCTCAAGTGTCCGTCTTTTTCTGAGGAGGAGACCAAAGCAGAGCTAAAACCTGAAAGTGAATATTGGtcctccaaattaaaaaaaaaataaacacgaCTCCAAACGAACCCTAATGTCGCCCTGCCATATAAACGGAAAGAATGTCGGGGTTCTCGTGTTCACGTGTTCCGCTGCCGATGGGCGGCCACAAGAAAATGGAGGATGGGCTGAACATTGGTCTGGTCCCAAAAATGATCCATCTTCAGAACCGGCTCAAACGTAAGGTCACGAGTACCCTTTGTGCCTCAGCGAGAAAGTCCATACTCGCTCCAGCTTGCTTGAACATTGATCTTTAAAGGGCTATCGTGCAGCTCCGGCTTCTTGCCTAAGTGACATAAGTGGACATTGGCTGGCTTTTTTCAGGAATTGGACTCAGCAGAGCAGGAACAGTCATGTTCAGAGGGTTGTGACTGTCACTTTGACTTATCAAAAATAATTGGATATAGTAATTGGAGTAATTGGACAAACTAACAGAATTATTACTGTTatgtttaaagctacagtgtgtaatatttagaagaactcattcacagaaattgaatatgtccataactatgttttcatatatatatatataatcacctGCGACAAAGAGCCAATGTTTTTCCGTccactttgaatgagttaaatatagttccatgaggtggacccgacctcagTGGGAGTCCGcgtgtttgctacgtcgtgttgaatgcggttgttgcacaaaacggtccagagtACGTCGCATTGGCGTCGAATTTTCAGACGCTTCCGGTGacccggaaatggaattagcggtgcgccgccataaagtgtcccctgtcggtcactcggttggttgcggtttgcaaccttaccaccagatgccgccagaaaagtacaaaaattacaaacgGGCTTTAAATTTccataaataacataaataagcCCTGTTTGTGGGTCTGTGCCTTCAGTTTGGTGTCTAGTAGGTTGAGGTCGGGTGACTGACTTGCTGATTGaagaatatttcatttgtttgctttgatcGAATCTTGGATCGCTTTTGTGGTGAGTTCAGGCTCGTTTCTCTGTCTTTGAAGAATTCCTCCTCCGTGCCAATAAACCCCAGTGACCCAGTTTCCAGTTGCAGCCACACATGCTAATGCCGTAACTGCCTCAATCATGTTTGACATGACGTGATGTGGGAgctttggaggaggaggaggaggaggagagtcccATGTGCCCAACtcatctccctccatcagtccaACTTGCTTTCACAATtgggcagataaaaaaaaatcagtcatgTCCAAATACTTATGGACTTAACTGTTTGTATCCTCAATGAGAAATTAACCGCATTGAATGGGATTCATAATATAAAATGGGCGCTGGGAGCCGGTCAACATGAGTCACGAGAAGGCTAAAAGGTGTGTTGTCTTCAACATCATTAAAATCAAGGTAAGTTTTGACtttgaatgaatacatttaaaaaaaaaaatccaattcatAATTGAAAATTGATTTCATTAATAGTTGAATGCACATCGTTTTTCCTTTGGCACACTCCAGAGTCCATGCAATTGACACAACGAAGAAAACTTCTCAGGTCAGTAATCCAGCAGCTGTGGCTGGGTCCTGTGAGCGACTGCAGAGACAGATGCTGACGTGGTGGAGTGCAGTGACACTGAGTCCCATCAGCAGAGCAGCGACCACGTCGCCATGGAGACGGGTTCACCACGGAGCTCGTGGTGGAGCAGGTGACACTCTCACAGCTAACCCAATTCTGAAGTAATTTCTTAATCCTGTCCCG
Coding sequences within it:
- the cuedc1b gene encoding CUE domain-containing protein 1b isoform X6 encodes the protein MTSLFKRSSSNGGSRSSGSGGGGGSGQGQLNNSRPNRQVRRLEFNQAMEDFKTMFPSMDYEVIECVLRSNNGAVDATIDQLLQMSIDGQGSDDSSDSDDSIPPEILERTLEPDSSDEEPPPVYSPPAYDMHMYDRKYPETPPTPPPRFEVQPPPGHQQVRSYRNWNPPMLGNLPDDFLRILPQQLNSTKQSSQSSLSQPPPPPPPSSSSTASISPTSQWTAQSTSRSGAAGTAGGPGLTAGGTEQDKKLKQYLDDERIALFLQNEEFMKELQRNREFLIALERDRLKYESKKSKASHSSSMESSTGEQFSAASMEAISDDALFRDKLKHMGKSTRKKLFEIARTFSEKTKRRKSKRRTLLKHHSLGTANSTANLLDDVEGNPCAHFHLYIHSEETDLAAE
- the cuedc1b gene encoding CUE domain-containing protein 1b isoform X7 — protein: MTSLFKRSSSNGGSRSSGSGGGGGSGQGQLNNSRPNRQVRRLEFNQAMEDFKTMFPSMDYEVIECVLRSNNGAVDATIDQLLQMSIDGQGSDDSSDSDDSIPPEILERTLEPDSSDEEPPPVYSPPAYDMHMYDRKYPETPPTPPPRFEVQPPPGHQQVRSYRNWNPPMLGNLPDDFLRILPQQLNSTKQSSQSSLSQPPPPPPPSSSSTASISPTSQWTAQSTSRSGAAGTAGGPGLTAGGTEQDKKLKQYLDDERIALFLQNEEFMKELQRNREFLIALERDRLKYESKKSKASHSSSMESSTGEQFSAASMEAISDDALFRDKLKHMGKCHRSRYILGTAKETKTCGKQN
- the cuedc1b gene encoding CUE domain-containing protein 1b isoform X5 is translated as MTSLFKRSSSNGGSRSSGSGGGGGSGQGQLNNSRPNRQVRRLEFNQAMEDFKTMFPSMDYEVIECVLRSNNGAVDATIDQLLQMSIDGQGSDDSSDSDDSIPPEILERTLEPDSSDEEPPPVYSPPAYDMHMYDRKYPETPPTPPPRFEVQPPPGHQQVRSYRNWNPPMLGNLPDDFLRILPQQLNSTKQSSQSSLSQPPPPPPPSSSSTASISPTSQWTAQSTSRSGAAGTAGGPGLTAGGTEQDKKLKQYLDDERIALFLQNEEFMKELQRNREFLIALERDRLKYESKKSKASHSSSMESSTGEQFSAASMEAISDDALFRDKLKHMGKSTRKKLFEIARTFSEKTKRRKSKRRTLLKHHSLGTANSTANLLDDVEGNPCEEDGRPRRANTQEEAEPRNEPLS
- the cuedc1b gene encoding CUE domain-containing protein 1b isoform X4, with protein sequence MTSLFKRSSSNGGSRSSGSGGGGGSGQGQLNNSRPNRQVRRLEFNQAMEDFKTMFPSMDYEVIECVLRSNNGAVDATIDQLLQMSIDGQGSDDSSDSDDSIPPEILERTLEPDSSDEEPPPVYSPPAYDMHMYDRKYPETPPTPPPRFEVQPPPGHQQVRSYRNWNPPMLGNLPDDFLRILPQQLNSTKSSQSSLSQPPPPPPPSSSSTASISPTSQWTAQSTSRSGAAGTAGGPGLTAGGTEQDKKLKQYLDDERIALFLQNEEFMKELQRNREFLIALERDRLKYESKKSKASHSSSMESSTGEQFSAASMEAISDDALFRDKLKHMGKSTRKKLFEIARTFSEKTKRRKSKRRTLLKHHSLGTANSTANLLDDVEGNPCEEDGRPRRANTQEEAEPRNEPLSW
- the cuedc1b gene encoding CUE domain-containing protein 1b isoform X2, whose protein sequence is MTSLFKRSSSNGGSRSSGSGGGGGSGQGQLNNSRPNRQVRRLEFNQAMEDFKTMFPSMDYEVIECVLRSNNGAVDATIDQLLQMSIDGQGSDDSSDSDDSIPPEILERTLEPDSSDEEPPPVYSPPAYDMHMYDRKYPETPPTPPPRFEVQPPPGHQQVRSYRNWNPPMLGNLPDDFLRILPQQLNSTKSSQSSLSQPPPPPPPSSSSTASISPTSQWTAQSTSRSGAAGTAGGPGLTAGGTEQDKKLKQYLDDERIALFLQNEEFMKELQRNREFLIALERDRLKYESKKSKASHSSSMESSTGEQFSAASMEAISDDALFRDKLKHMGKSTRKKLFEIARTFSEKTKRRKSKRRTLLKHHSLGTANSTANLLDDVEGNPCGEKCTSHARTHARTHHVQPFGFLSRSTLPPVHPLRGD
- the cuedc1b gene encoding CUE domain-containing protein 1b isoform X3, which translates into the protein MTSLFKRSSSNGGSRSSGSGGGGGSGQGQLNNSRPNRQVRRLEFNQAMEDFKTMFPSMDYEVIECVLRSNNGAVDATIDQLLQMSIDGQGSDDSSDSDDSIPPEILERTLEPDSSDEEPPPVYSPPAYDMHMYDRKYPETPPTPPPRFEVQPPPGHQQVRSYRNWNPPMLGNLPDDFLRILPQQLNSTKQSSQSSLSQPPPPPPPSSSSTASISPTSQWTAQSTSRSGAAGTAGGPGLTAGGTEQDKKLKQYLDDERIALFLQNEEFMKELQRNREFLIALERDRLKYESKKSKASHSSSMESSTGEQFSAASMEAISDDALFRDKLKHMGKSTRKKLFEIARTFSEKTKRRKSKRRTLLKHHSLGTANSTANLLDDVEGNPCEEDGRPRRANTQEEAEPRNEPLSW
- the cuedc1b gene encoding CUE domain-containing protein 1b isoform X1, producing MTSLFKRSSSNGGSRSSGSGGGGGSGQGQLNNSRPNRQVRRLEFNQAMEDFKTMFPSMDYEVIECVLRSNNGAVDATIDQLLQMSIDGQGSDDSSDSDDSIPPEILERTLEPDSSDEEPPPVYSPPAYDMHMYDRKYPETPPTPPPRFEVQPPPGHQQVRSYRNWNPPMLGNLPDDFLRILPQQLNSTKQSSQSSLSQPPPPPPPSSSSTASISPTSQWTAQSTSRSGAAGTAGGPGLTAGGTEQDKKLKQYLDDERIALFLQNEEFMKELQRNREFLIALERDRLKYESKKSKASHSSSMESSTGEQFSAASMEAISDDALFRDKLKHMGKSTRKKLFEIARTFSEKTKRRKSKRRTLLKHHSLGTANSTANLLDDVEGNPCGEKCTSHARTHARTHHVQPFGFLSRSTLPPVHPLRGD